From the genome of Gracilibacillus salitolerans, one region includes:
- a CDS encoding dihydroorotate dehydrogenase electron transfer subunit has product MITKQLLEIKSHMQIAEDTFEIVLQSPLAKELKPGQFVHIALTNHMLRRPVSVAGIDAQAETFTIIFKIFGEGTRELSKFQTGDSLDVILPCGSYYPIDQLEIDHAMIVGGGIGVPPLYYLAKTLKENGVKVTNILGFQSKNQIFYEEKFQALGDTYIATNDGSYGTKGFVTDIINELNPAFDYFFSCGPTPMLKAVSSQLEGHKGYISLEERMGCGVGTCYACVVPLKEDPSKSKKICKDGPVFSANEVILA; this is encoded by the coding sequence GTGATAACTAAACAATTGCTGGAAATAAAAAGTCATATGCAAATTGCAGAAGACACTTTTGAAATTGTTTTGCAATCACCTTTGGCAAAAGAATTAAAACCTGGCCAATTTGTGCATATCGCCTTAACGAATCATATGTTACGCAGACCGGTTTCTGTCGCAGGTATAGACGCCCAAGCGGAAACTTTTACGATCATCTTTAAAATATTTGGGGAAGGAACGCGTGAACTAAGTAAATTTCAGACAGGAGATTCGCTTGATGTGATCTTACCATGCGGGTCCTACTACCCAATTGATCAATTAGAAATAGATCATGCAATGATAGTAGGTGGGGGGATTGGAGTTCCTCCGCTCTACTATCTTGCTAAAACGCTCAAGGAAAACGGAGTAAAAGTGACAAACATCCTTGGTTTCCAATCAAAAAATCAAATATTTTATGAAGAAAAATTTCAGGCATTAGGTGACACGTATATTGCAACAAACGATGGCAGTTATGGAACAAAAGGTTTTGTCACTGATATTATTAATGAATTAAATCCAGCTTTCGATTACTTTTTCTCTTGTGGACCAACCCCAATGTTAAAGGCAGTTTCGAGTCAATTAGAGGGGCATAAAGGCTACATTTCTTTAGAAGAAAGAATGGGATGTGGAGTTGGTACATGTTATGCATGTGTTGTACCTTTGAAAGAAGATCCTTCGAAATCGAAAAAAATATGTAAGGATGGTCCAGTATTTTCAGCAAATGAGGTGATCTTAGCATGA
- a CDS encoding dihydroorotate dehydrogenase — MNLTTRLPGLTLKNPVMPASGCFGFGKEYSQFYDLSELGAIIVKAATGEARYGNPTPRVAETSSGMLNAIGLQNPGVEKIIDEELPFLRSYDTPVIANVAGSTVEEYIKVTEALNRSEDISALELNISCPNVKEGGVQFGTDPSLAKEVTFKVKEASNYPVYVKMSPNVSNIVEMAKAVADAGADGLSMINTLTGMQMNLKQRKPIIANKTGGLSGPAIKPIAIRMIYEVRQSLDIPIIGMGGIITAEDALEFLLAGADAVAVGTANFQNPLACPDIINDLPRVLKQYGFDSVEDAIGKGHV, encoded by the coding sequence ATGAATTTAACCACAAGATTACCTGGTTTAACTTTAAAAAACCCTGTCATGCCTGCTTCTGGTTGTTTTGGCTTCGGCAAGGAATACAGTCAGTTTTACGATTTAAGTGAACTGGGGGCAATTATCGTCAAAGCTGCAACAGGTGAAGCAAGATACGGGAATCCGACACCACGAGTAGCCGAAACTTCAAGTGGTATGTTAAATGCAATTGGACTGCAAAATCCAGGTGTTGAAAAAATTATAGACGAAGAATTACCTTTTTTACGATCATATGATACCCCTGTTATAGCAAATGTTGCAGGTAGTACGGTAGAGGAATATATCAAGGTTACTGAAGCATTAAATCGTTCAGAAGATATCTCTGCTCTAGAACTAAATATATCTTGTCCTAATGTAAAAGAGGGCGGTGTACAATTTGGAACAGATCCTTCACTTGCGAAAGAAGTAACATTTAAGGTAAAAGAAGCAAGTAATTACCCGGTGTATGTCAAAATGTCTCCAAATGTATCAAATATTGTAGAAATGGCAAAAGCGGTAGCAGATGCTGGTGCAGATGGCTTGTCTATGATTAATACGTTAACAGGTATGCAAATGAACTTAAAGCAGCGAAAACCGATCATTGCCAATAAAACTGGTGGTCTATCAGGACCTGCGATAAAACCGATAGCGATTCGTATGATCTATGAAGTACGCCAATCTCTCGATATTCCGATTATCGGAATGGGTGGAATCATCACAGCAGAAGATGCTTTAGAATTTCTCTTAGCAGGTGCAGATGCCGTGGCAGTAGGAACTGCTAATTTTCAAAATCCACTTGCATGCCCTGATATAATCAATGATTTACCACGTGTATTAAAGCAATATGGATTTGATTCAGTAGAAGACGCAATAGGAAAGGGGCATGTGTAA